In the genome of Nitrospira japonica, one region contains:
- a CDS encoding pirin family protein, whose translation MMEVRKTVTPSVDIRRAADRFHTRISWLDSWHSFSFSTHYDPANTHHGLLLVSNDDRVSAGTGFHTHPHQNMEIVTWVLDGELEHKDSEGHKGIIYPGLAQRMSAGTGIWHSEMNPQKQKDVHFIQMWVVPDTTGLAPGYEQLDINDQLAKGGLVPIASGRGHDAAIRIHQKGAVLWGGRLKPGETVEVPDGLYSHIYVARGAAQLEKAEPLHTGDAVRLTAAGARKLRADDTIGTEVLVWQMDAPADR comes from the coding sequence ATGATGGAAGTGCGCAAGACCGTGACTCCGTCCGTCGACATTCGACGGGCCGCCGACCGGTTTCATACCCGGATCAGTTGGCTCGATTCGTGGCACAGCTTCAGCTTTTCCACGCACTACGATCCGGCCAACACGCACCATGGGTTGCTGTTGGTCAGCAACGACGACCGGGTTTCGGCCGGGACTGGCTTTCACACGCATCCGCATCAGAACATGGAGATTGTCACGTGGGTGCTGGACGGCGAGCTCGAACACAAGGATTCTGAAGGTCACAAGGGCATCATCTATCCCGGGCTGGCACAACGGATGAGCGCCGGCACCGGTATCTGGCATTCTGAAATGAATCCGCAGAAACAGAAGGACGTGCATTTCATTCAAATGTGGGTGGTTCCGGACACGACGGGTCTCGCTCCCGGATATGAACAGCTGGATATCAATGATCAGCTGGCCAAGGGAGGCCTGGTCCCTATTGCGTCCGGGCGGGGGCATGATGCGGCAATCAGGATTCATCAAAAGGGAGCCGTGCTCTGGGGCGGACGGCTGAAACCGGGCGAGACCGTGGAGGTGCCCGACGGCCTCTACAGCCACATCTATGTTGCCAGAGGGGCTGCGCAACTGGAAAAGGCCGAGCCCTTGCATACCGGGGACGCCGTCAGACTGACGGCGGCGGGAGCCCGCAAGCTGAGAGCCGACGATACGATCGGAACCGAAGTGCTGGTGTGGCAGATGGACGCGCCTGCTGATCGTTGA
- a CDS encoding DUF5069 domain-containing protein, with protein MKANLAKVKQLAKDLRKDYPRSPREKLGGYVIAARSADKCRAFLLDMNGEYNYWPCSLASQWFSFTGITPEQFKEVVATGATDEELSKWIEGASAVKDPDAVLKWNNTMRDMKLSEMSLQAQRYLEEYIPQFVPPPRPVYVWFDVYDLEERRFS; from the coding sequence ATGAAGGCGAATCTTGCAAAGGTGAAGCAGCTGGCCAAGGATCTTCGGAAAGACTATCCCCGGAGCCCGCGCGAAAAACTGGGTGGATATGTGATAGCGGCTCGCTCCGCGGATAAGTGCCGGGCATTTCTGCTGGACATGAACGGCGAATACAACTATTGGCCCTGCTCGCTGGCTTCCCAATGGTTTTCGTTTACCGGGATCACGCCCGAGCAGTTCAAGGAGGTCGTGGCGACCGGCGCGACGGACGAGGAACTTTCAAAATGGATCGAAGGCGCATCCGCGGTCAAAGACCCTGATGCGGTGCTGAAGTGGAACAATACGATGCGGGACATGAAGCTCAGCGAGATGAGTCTCCAGGCTCAGCGTTATCTGGAGGAATACATTCCACAATTCGTGCCGCCGCCGCGTCCGGTCTATGTCTGGTTCGACGTGTACGATCTGGAGGAACGGCGGTTCTCATGA
- a CDS encoding pirin family protein → MNRPAAITTAQTKELRGIYHAGSQHMVGDGFPVRNMIPGAGVEEQLSPFLLLDYMGPEYFPPTNRRLGVGEHPHRGFETVTIMYQGKVAHRDSTGSGGVIGPGDVQWMTAASGIVHEELHEEEFAKRGGTLEGIQLWVNLPKSFKMSQPRYQTLVSGEIPAVDLGGGAGRLRVIAGEFRGQRGPAKTFSPVHLYDLRLNGGHSIDLSLPEGFNTSVFVLHGRVVINGTRPAGEAELALFGHSGERITLDATEDSVILILGGEPIEEPIARHGPFVMNTQAELVQAVNDYRAGRMGHLS, encoded by the coding sequence ATGAACAGGCCAGCCGCGATCACGACTGCTCAGACAAAGGAACTCCGCGGGATCTATCACGCGGGGTCCCAGCATATGGTCGGCGACGGGTTTCCTGTGCGGAACATGATTCCGGGCGCCGGAGTCGAGGAGCAATTGTCACCCTTCCTGCTCCTGGATTACATGGGACCGGAGTATTTTCCGCCGACCAACCGGCGGCTGGGCGTGGGGGAACACCCCCATAGGGGATTCGAGACCGTGACGATCATGTATCAGGGAAAGGTCGCCCATCGCGACTCCACCGGAAGCGGGGGCGTCATAGGTCCCGGCGATGTCCAGTGGATGACCGCCGCGTCCGGTATCGTGCACGAAGAATTGCACGAAGAAGAGTTTGCCAAGCGCGGAGGCACGCTGGAGGGCATCCAGCTCTGGGTCAATCTGCCGAAATCGTTCAAGATGTCGCAACCCCGGTATCAAACCCTGGTGAGCGGGGAGATTCCGGCGGTCGATCTCGGAGGAGGCGCCGGCCGCCTGCGCGTCATCGCGGGCGAGTTCCGCGGACAGCGGGGACCGGCCAAGACCTTCAGTCCGGTGCATCTCTATGATCTGCGACTGAACGGGGGACACTCGATCGATCTGTCGCTGCCCGAAGGGTTCAATACGTCGGTGTTTGTGTTGCATGGACGGGTCGTGATCAACGGGACGCGACCGGCGGGAGAGGCCGAACTGGCTCTCTTCGGTCATTCGGGCGAGAGGATCACACTGGATGCGACGGAGGATTCGGTCATTCTCATCCTCGGCGGAGAACCGATCGAAGAACCGATCGCCCGCCATGGTCCCTTCGTCATGAATACCCAGGCCGAACTTGTGCAAGCGGTCAACGACTATCGCGCAGGAAGAATGGGACATTTGTCGTGA
- a CDS encoding DsbA family oxidoreductase, translating into MNNRPLTIEVYSDVVCPWCYVGKRRLERALAQRQGSVKGEIIWRPFQLNPTMPAEGVERTAYLEAKFGSMEAFRRLEEHVTDAAREERIAFAFERIARTPNTFLAHRLIWYAALRDRQDEVVESLFKGYFQEGEEIGSQASLVRLGRHAGLDGADVERFFRTDEGTVEVKEEEAAGGRLGIRSVPYFVVNRAYGISGAQPVERFVAAIDTIQAQPVTAGDHAPDER; encoded by the coding sequence GTGAATAATCGGCCGCTGACCATCGAAGTCTATTCGGACGTCGTCTGTCCCTGGTGCTATGTGGGGAAACGTCGGCTGGAGCGGGCGCTGGCGCAACGGCAGGGCTCGGTGAAGGGTGAGATCATCTGGCGCCCGTTTCAGCTGAATCCGACGATGCCGGCGGAGGGTGTGGAACGAACGGCCTACCTCGAAGCCAAGTTCGGCAGCATGGAGGCCTTCAGGCGATTGGAGGAGCACGTCACGGATGCGGCGCGCGAGGAGCGGATAGCGTTTGCCTTTGAGAGAATTGCCAGGACGCCGAATACGTTTTTAGCCCACCGGTTGATCTGGTATGCCGCACTTCGGGACCGCCAGGATGAGGTGGTGGAATCGCTGTTCAAGGGCTATTTCCAAGAGGGTGAAGAGATCGGATCGCAAGCGTCCCTCGTGCGATTGGGCCGGCATGCCGGACTTGACGGTGCGGACGTCGAACGTTTCTTCCGGACCGACGAGGGAACCGTGGAGGTCAAAGAGGAAGAGGCAGCCGGTGGCCGACTCGGAATTCGGAGCGTCCCCTACTTCGTGGTCAATCGGGCGTACGGAATCTCCGGCGCCCAACCGGTCGAGCGGTTTGTGGCCGCGATCGATACAATCCAGGCGCAGCCGGTCACGGCCGGTGATCATGCGCCGGACGAGAGGTGA
- a CDS encoding VOC family protein translates to MAVQVYGCNHVVIEVTDAKKAVKFYSDVFGLKMLRGGEGAAWCKLGEHQFMAIFEVERLQPDRVKHFGLMVSDAKQIREVRRKLTKKYKLKLQPNFRCDFHDPWGNRIQVGDLSDESLVWLLPYQEVQKAGITFGRSR, encoded by the coding sequence ATGGCGGTCCAGGTCTACGGATGCAATCATGTGGTCATCGAGGTCACGGATGCCAAGAAGGCCGTGAAATTTTATTCGGACGTGTTCGGGTTGAAGATGTTGCGAGGCGGAGAAGGCGCCGCATGGTGCAAGCTCGGGGAACACCAATTTATGGCCATCTTCGAGGTCGAACGATTGCAGCCGGATCGTGTGAAGCATTTCGGCTTAATGGTAAGTGACGCGAAACAGATCCGAGAGGTCCGTCGCAAGCTGACGAAGAAGTACAAGCTGAAACTCCAGCCGAACTTCCGCTGCGACTTTCACGATCCCTGGGGAAACCGGATTCAGGTTGGCGACCTCAGCGACGAGTCTCTCGTATGGCTCCTCCCCTACCAGGAAGTTCAAAAGGCCGGCATTACGTTCGGCCGTTCAAGATAG
- a CDS encoding SDR family oxidoreductase yields MPTSLSGKVVLIAGGGGALGGTIVPAFVRSGARVISADRNPPPEQVIEGKAMKADVADKAAVHRLLEDVIRTAGRLDVLVNLVGGFAAGRIADTDVSLWHRMLAVNLTPAFLLSKAALPHMTARGSGRLLHVAAWAAVEPFDGAGAYIVAKSGLLALIRVLALELKGSGVTVNGVLPTTIDTPANRANMPEANPSSWTKPESIAELLTFLASDGAGQISGAAIPIGAHAP; encoded by the coding sequence ATGCCGACGTCATTGAGCGGGAAAGTCGTCCTGATTGCCGGAGGAGGAGGCGCGCTGGGCGGGACCATTGTACCGGCGTTCGTGCGATCGGGCGCGCGGGTCATTTCGGCAGACCGCAATCCGCCGCCGGAGCAGGTGATCGAAGGAAAGGCGATGAAGGCTGATGTCGCCGACAAAGCAGCCGTCCACCGTCTTCTGGAGGATGTGATCAGGACCGCCGGCCGTCTCGACGTCCTAGTCAATTTGGTCGGCGGCTTTGCCGCTGGTCGCATCGCGGACACGGATGTATCGCTCTGGCACCGCATGTTGGCCGTGAATCTCACGCCGGCATTCCTGCTCTCGAAGGCCGCGCTGCCTCACATGACGGCCCGTGGAAGCGGCCGTCTCCTGCATGTGGCGGCCTGGGCGGCCGTTGAGCCGTTCGACGGAGCCGGAGCCTATATCGTGGCCAAATCCGGACTGCTCGCACTGATCAGGGTGTTGGCGCTCGAGCTGAAGGGTTCGGGGGTCACGGTCAACGGCGTGCTGCCGACCACCATCGATACTCCGGCCAATCGCGCCAATATGCCCGAAGCCAATCCCTCTAGCTGGACCAAGCCGGAATCCATTGCCGAGCTGTTGACCTTCCTGGCTTCCGACGGAGCCGGCCAGATCAGCGGCGCCGCCATTCCGATCGGCGCACACGCGCCGTAG
- a CDS encoding VOC family protein → MKAHYLGHVVFYVKDLQRSLTFYRDLLGFKEVGQIFDGAAAALTSGRTHHELLLIQVGDAPGPPSGRRRGLYHIGIKVGDNLAELRAAKQELERAGIAIEGMSDHTVSQSLYLRDPDGNEVELYVDADESLWKNDPAAVVSPIKPLRL, encoded by the coding sequence ATGAAAGCCCACTATCTTGGCCATGTGGTGTTCTATGTCAAAGATCTGCAACGTTCGCTCACGTTCTACCGGGACCTCCTTGGGTTCAAGGAAGTGGGACAGATCTTCGACGGTGCGGCTGCCGCCCTCACGTCGGGCCGCACGCATCACGAGTTGCTGTTGATCCAGGTGGGCGACGCGCCGGGGCCTCCGTCGGGACGACGTCGAGGCCTTTATCACATCGGTATTAAAGTCGGCGACAACCTGGCTGAACTCCGGGCTGCAAAACAGGAACTGGAGCGGGCCGGTATTGCCATCGAGGGGATGAGCGATCATACGGTGAGCCAGAGTCTCTATCTCCGCGATCCTGACGGCAATGAAGTGGAACTGTACGTGGATGCCGATGAATCCCTTTGGAAGAACGACCCTGCGGCGGTCGTCTCGCCGATCAAGCCGCTGAGATTATGA
- a CDS encoding NAD(P)-dependent oxidoreductase, with the protein MKIAVIGATGFAGSAILKEALDRGHEVSAIARHPEKLAPHPKLHLRKGDAYNEDEIAGLVSGHDAVISAFNPGWTNPDIFHQQVRGMKGIINGVKKAGVARLLVVGGAGSLEVKPGVQSVDLPEFPDEYKQGALATREALHLLRNEPTLQWSFLSPSADLSPGARTGVFRLGTDQLLRDANGASRISVEDYAVAMIDELERPAHIRSRFTVGY; encoded by the coding sequence ATGAAGATTGCTGTGATCGGGGCAACAGGCTTTGCCGGTTCGGCGATTCTGAAGGAGGCATTGGATCGCGGGCACGAGGTGTCGGCTATTGCCAGGCATCCCGAGAAACTGGCGCCGCATCCGAAGCTGCACCTCCGAAAGGGAGATGCGTACAACGAGGACGAAATAGCCGGCCTGGTCTCCGGACATGATGCCGTCATCAGCGCGTTCAATCCCGGCTGGACGAATCCGGACATCTTCCATCAACAGGTCAGGGGCATGAAGGGCATCATCAACGGCGTGAAGAAAGCCGGCGTAGCTAGATTGCTGGTCGTGGGCGGGGCCGGCAGCCTTGAAGTGAAGCCCGGCGTACAGTCCGTGGATCTTCCGGAATTCCCCGACGAATACAAACAGGGCGCGCTGGCCACACGCGAGGCGCTCCATCTACTCCGGAATGAACCGACCCTCCAATGGTCCTTCCTTTCTCCTTCGGCGGATTTATCGCCGGGAGCGCGCACCGGCGTCTTTCGCCTGGGAACCGACCAGCTATTGCGCGATGCAAACGGCGCGAGCCGCATCTCGGTCGAGGACTATGCCGTGGCGATGATCGACGAACTGGAACGGCCCGCCCATATCCGGAGCCGCTTCACCGTCGGCTATTAG
- the ybaL gene encoding YbaL family putative K(+) efflux transporter has protein sequence MNPHPLISILVGGFVVAFVFGAIANRLRIAPIVGYLLAGIVIGPFTPGFVADGSLAPELAEVGVILLMFGVGLHFSISDLLSVRKIAIPGAIAQIIIATALGWALGYAIGWSVGTGLMFGLALSTASTVVLLRALEDRRLIDTSEGRIAVGWLIVEDIAMVVALVIVPALSGALKDSSGTSAQLGPLLFTLAVTIGKVVLFVALMLVIGKRLIPWALEQVSKTGSRELFTLAVLAIALGAAFGSAVLFGVSFALGAFFAGLILNESELSHKAAAETLPLRDAFAVLFFVAVGMLFNPSVLIRQPWAVAGTLLIILVGKSLAAWVIVLLFGHQQRVALIISASLAQIGEFAFMLAELGVKSGLLPHEGRDLILAGAIFSIVMNPVWFMMVDWLQPRGRRAGHMALPVVSAEDHVILVGHGRVGKLVNQAMRDGNQSVVVIENNAELVNALRGQGERAILGNAEAPGILEAARIDRARMLISAIPNVFEAGQVILRARALNPSIEVAARAHSDAEVEHLRLRGAEVVIMGEEEIARRMIEYVVERR, from the coding sequence ATGAACCCACATCCCCTCATTTCCATCTTGGTCGGCGGCTTCGTGGTCGCGTTCGTGTTCGGCGCCATTGCAAACCGCCTGCGCATCGCTCCGATCGTCGGATACTTGCTGGCCGGCATCGTGATCGGCCCGTTCACACCCGGATTCGTGGCGGACGGGTCGCTGGCGCCGGAACTGGCCGAAGTCGGCGTGATTCTCCTGATGTTCGGCGTGGGCCTTCATTTCTCAATCAGCGACCTGTTGTCCGTGCGCAAGATCGCGATTCCCGGCGCCATCGCGCAGATCATCATCGCCACTGCGCTCGGATGGGCGTTGGGGTACGCGATCGGATGGTCTGTCGGCACCGGTCTGATGTTCGGCCTGGCGCTGTCCACGGCCAGCACGGTCGTCTTACTTCGAGCCCTGGAAGATCGGCGCTTGATCGACACGTCCGAAGGCCGTATCGCGGTCGGGTGGCTGATCGTCGAAGACATCGCCATGGTCGTGGCACTGGTGATCGTGCCCGCACTGTCGGGTGCGCTGAAGGACTCGTCGGGGACCTCGGCGCAGCTCGGTCCCCTCCTCTTCACGCTGGCGGTGACGATCGGCAAAGTGGTGCTCTTCGTCGCCCTGATGCTGGTCATCGGCAAGCGGCTGATTCCCTGGGCCTTGGAGCAGGTGTCGAAGACCGGATCGCGAGAATTGTTCACCCTGGCCGTGCTGGCCATCGCGCTGGGGGCGGCATTCGGATCGGCCGTCCTCTTCGGCGTCTCATTCGCACTGGGCGCGTTCTTCGCCGGACTGATCCTGAACGAATCCGAGCTCAGCCACAAGGCGGCCGCCGAAACGCTCCCGTTGCGGGACGCCTTCGCGGTGCTGTTCTTTGTGGCGGTGGGCATGCTGTTCAATCCGAGCGTCCTGATCCGTCAGCCCTGGGCGGTCGCAGGGACACTGTTGATCATTCTTGTGGGAAAGTCGCTTGCCGCCTGGGTCATCGTGCTGCTGTTCGGACATCAGCAGCGTGTGGCCCTGATCATTTCGGCCAGCCTGGCTCAAATCGGCGAATTTGCCTTCATGCTGGCGGAACTTGGCGTCAAATCAGGTCTGTTACCGCACGAAGGCCGGGATCTCATCCTGGCGGGGGCGATCTTCTCCATCGTTATGAATCCCGTGTGGTTCATGATGGTGGACTGGCTTCAGCCGCGCGGTCGGCGGGCCGGGCATATGGCCCTTCCGGTGGTGTCGGCCGAAGATCATGTGATTTTGGTCGGACACGGCCGGGTCGGCAAACTGGTGAATCAGGCGATGAGGGACGGAAACCAGTCGGTGGTGGTCATCGAGAATAACGCCGAACTCGTCAACGCGCTGCGCGGACAAGGCGAACGGGCGATTCTCGGCAATGCGGAGGCCCCCGGAATACTGGAGGCCGCCCGGATCGACCGGGCTCGGATGCTGATCAGCGCGATTCCCAACGTGTTCGAGGCGGGCCAGGTCATCCTGCGCGCCCGGGCCCTCAATCCGTCCATTGAGGTGGCGGCTCGGGCGCATTCCGACGCGGAAGTGGAGCACCTGCGGCTCCGAGGCGCCGAAGTCGTCATCATGGGCGAGGAAGAAATCGCGCGGCGCATGATCGAGTACGTGGTCGAACGGCGATAA
- the pqqB gene encoding pyrroloquinoline quinone biosynthesis protein PqqB — MILRILGSAAGGGFPQWNCACTNCSGLRQGLIVASPRTQESSCLSVDGRAWFLINASPDIRVQIESFGPLHPAIGRATPIEAIFLTNGDLDHCLGLLSLRESQPVVIYATDTVRRGFTEGNVLYRTLERFPGQVTWRRLVLGEEDAVRHANGVPSGLAVTAFAVPGKPPVHLDGMVDREQPELNVGLRFRNVENGRVLAYVSSVGRITEAVLEGLAGAEGILFDGTFWSSDELSGPGFLRKSAEELAHCPIGGMDGSLARLTGLPARHRIFIHMNNTNPILREDARERTMVEASGWQVGRDGMEIHV, encoded by the coding sequence GTGATCCTGAGGATTCTGGGCTCCGCGGCCGGCGGCGGCTTTCCGCAGTGGAATTGCGCCTGCACCAATTGCAGCGGCCTGCGGCAGGGCTTGATCGTTGCCAGCCCCCGGACGCAGGAATCGAGTTGTCTGAGCGTGGACGGGCGCGCCTGGTTCCTGATCAATGCATCGCCCGACATCCGGGTACAGATCGAAAGCTTCGGCCCTTTGCATCCGGCCATTGGGCGGGCGACGCCGATCGAAGCCATCTTTCTGACAAACGGAGATCTGGATCACTGCCTGGGATTGCTCTCGCTGCGAGAGAGTCAGCCGGTGGTCATCTATGCCACGGACACGGTCCGACGCGGATTCACGGAGGGCAATGTGCTGTACCGCACGTTGGAACGGTTTCCCGGTCAGGTCACCTGGCGAAGGCTTGTGCTCGGAGAAGAGGACGCCGTCCGGCATGCCAACGGGGTTCCGTCCGGCTTGGCGGTCACGGCATTCGCCGTGCCGGGAAAGCCGCCGGTCCATTTGGACGGGATGGTCGATAGGGAACAGCCCGAACTCAACGTGGGACTTCGATTCCGCAACGTGGAGAATGGACGAGTGCTGGCCTATGTGTCGTCCGTCGGGCGTATCACCGAGGCAGTACTCGAGGGGTTGGCCGGAGCCGAAGGTATCCTGTTCGACGGAACGTTCTGGTCGAGCGATGAACTGTCGGGACCAGGTTTTCTTCGAAAGTCGGCCGAGGAGTTGGCCCATTGTCCGATCGGAGGGATGGACGGCAGCCTGGCGCGCCTGACTGGTCTTCCTGCCCGGCACCGGATCTTCATTCACATGAACAACACGAATCCGATCCTGCGCGAGGACGCCCGCGAGCGGACCATGGTTGAGGCCTCGGGATGGCAGGTCGGGCGCGACGGAATGGAAATCCACGTATGA
- the pqqC gene encoding pyrroloquinoline-quinone synthase PqqC has product MNRRSDARPLSNEAFLAKLRREGAARYHDRHPFHLRMHQGKLTKRQLQQWVLNRYYYQTRIPIKDALILSKSEDPAFRRVWIRRVRDQDGDDAATGGLDSWLILARGVGLDPDEVRSLRSVLPGVRLACDGYVQFVREASLLEAVASSLTELFAPTLMSRRLDAWGRHYPWVGSGALTYFRMRVSRADLDARHAVSFVMREATTRERQTACIEALIKKAAILWHLLDCIQADCVRPSANGRNAHARFPRQASA; this is encoded by the coding sequence ATGAACCGGCGGTCAGACGCGCGACCCCTCTCGAACGAGGCGTTTCTTGCCAAGCTGCGCCGGGAGGGTGCCGCGCGCTACCATGATCGGCATCCGTTTCACCTCCGCATGCACCAAGGGAAATTGACCAAGCGGCAGCTCCAGCAATGGGTGCTGAACCGGTATTACTATCAAACGCGTATACCCATCAAGGATGCCTTGATTCTCTCGAAGTCGGAGGATCCGGCGTTCCGACGGGTCTGGATCCGGCGCGTCCGGGATCAAGACGGTGATGACGCCGCAACGGGGGGGCTCGACTCCTGGCTGATCCTTGCGCGTGGCGTGGGTCTCGACCCAGACGAGGTACGCAGCCTGCGGTCGGTGCTGCCGGGGGTTCGGTTGGCTTGCGACGGGTACGTACAGTTCGTGCGGGAGGCATCGCTGCTCGAAGCGGTCGCCTCCTCGCTGACCGAGCTGTTTGCGCCAACCCTTATGAGCAGGCGGTTGGACGCCTGGGGGCGTCATTATCCCTGGGTCGGTTCCGGGGCGCTGACCTATTTCCGGATGCGCGTGTCGCGCGCCGATCTCGATGCGCGGCACGCGGTGTCCTTCGTCATGCGGGAGGCGACCACGCGCGAGCGTCAAACGGCTTGCATCGAGGCCTTGATCAAGAAGGCGGCGATTCTGTGGCATCTGCTCGATTGCATCCAGGCCGACTGCGTCAGACCGTCGGCGAATGGAAGGAATGCCCATGCCCGATTCCCTCGTCAGGCCTCGGCTTAA
- the pqqD gene encoding pyrroloquinoline quinone biosynthesis peptide chaperone PqqD, producing the protein MPDSLVRPRLNPKVRLRLDRHTGRYLLLYPEAGLDLNDTGSGILRRCTGEYTTEDIISELAAVHAGTSRSEIARDVRAFVRTLADRGLIQDAA; encoded by the coding sequence ATGCCCGATTCCCTCGTCAGGCCTCGGCTTAATCCGAAGGTCCGGCTTCGGCTGGACCGGCATACAGGCCGGTACTTGCTGCTGTACCCTGAAGCCGGATTGGACCTCAATGACACGGGGTCCGGCATCCTGCGCCGGTGCACGGGCGAATACACAACCGAGGACATCATCAGCGAGCTGGCCGCCGTTCACGCCGGGACGTCTCGCTCCGAGATCGCACGCGACGTGCGGGCCTTCGTCAGAACGCTCGCAGACCGTGGATTGATTCAGGACGCCGCATGA
- the pqqE gene encoding pyrroloquinoline quinone biosynthesis protein PqqE yields MTSPYRPYTLIAELTHRCPLRCPYCSNPVESPGPGIELDTETWLRVFDEADALGVVHVNLTGGEPLLREDLERLVERAAERDVYTNLITSGIPLTVERLRRLKAGGLNSVQVSVQGARQPGADVIAGGSFFNRKLEVMRWVKAVGLPLTMNVVLHRENLDEIEDVIRLAERMEADRLELANTQYLGWALHNRTALLPTREQIERARAVATEAKRRLRGTMDVCFVLPDYYADRPKACMDGWGRRYLVVNPEGLVLPCHLAHTLPGLSFDNVRQRSLTEIWDASAGFNRFRGEEWLPDPCRSCPSRSEDFGGCRCQAYHVTGKADAADPACALAPDHRLIEAARTGAVQSGTPVVFAYRELRRSVHT; encoded by the coding sequence ATGACGTCGCCCTATCGCCCGTACACGCTGATTGCCGAACTCACCCACCGCTGTCCCCTGCGTTGCCCCTATTGCTCGAATCCCGTGGAATCGCCCGGGCCGGGAATCGAACTCGACACGGAAACTTGGCTGCGGGTGTTTGACGAAGCGGACGCGCTCGGTGTGGTTCACGTCAATCTCACGGGCGGCGAGCCGTTGTTGCGGGAGGATCTCGAGCGGCTCGTCGAGCGGGCGGCGGAGCGGGACGTGTATACCAACTTGATCACGAGCGGGATTCCCTTGACCGTCGAACGGCTGCGCCGGTTGAAGGCGGGCGGATTGAACAGTGTCCAGGTCTCGGTGCAGGGCGCCAGACAGCCGGGGGCTGACGTCATCGCCGGCGGGTCTTTCTTCAACCGGAAACTGGAAGTGATGCGATGGGTCAAGGCGGTCGGATTGCCGCTGACCATGAACGTGGTGCTTCATCGGGAAAATCTGGACGAGATTGAGGACGTGATTCGGCTGGCCGAGCGGATGGAGGCGGACCGTCTTGAATTGGCGAACACGCAATATCTCGGCTGGGCCCTGCACAACCGGACCGCGCTCCTCCCGACTCGCGAGCAGATCGAACGGGCGAGAGCCGTCGCGACCGAAGCCAAACGGCGGCTCCGTGGCACGATGGATGTCTGCTTCGTCCTCCCGGACTATTATGCGGACCGGCCCAAAGCTTGTATGGACGGCTGGGGCCGTCGCTATCTCGTCGTGAACCCGGAAGGGCTGGTCTTGCCCTGTCATTTGGCTCATACGCTTCCGGGTCTCAGCTTCGACAATGTCCGGCAGCGGTCGCTGACCGAGATTTGGGATGCATCCGCCGGATTCAACCGATTTCGCGGGGAGGAATGGCTCCCGGATCCTTGCCGGTCCTGTCCGAGCCGCAGCGAGGATTTCGGAGGCTGCCGATGCCAGGCCTATCATGTGACAGGAAAAGCGGACGCCGCCGATCCGGCCTGTGCATTGGCGCCGGATCATCGGCTGATCGAAGCTGCGAGGACCGGCGCCGTCCAGTCCGGGACGCCGGTGGTCTTCGCGTATCGTGAACTGCGGCGATCAGTCCATACCTGA